A single region of the Mugil cephalus isolate CIBA_MC_2020 chromosome 4, CIBA_Mcephalus_1.1, whole genome shotgun sequence genome encodes:
- the hrh1 gene encoding histamine H1 receptor — protein sequence MMASGPSPSTDPVHLITSGYFNYSNNSWTAVPDGDSLTNNHTLTLHGRLHNALLGVTLGLLSLLTVIMNLLVLYAVKREKSLHTVGNLYIVSLSVADLIVGATVMPLNLVYLLEDEWNLGRAVCQFWLIMDYVASTASIFSLFILCLDRYRSVRQPLKYLKYRTRGKASVMISGAWLLSLMWIIPILGWRSFTHVDLKPEEENKCDTDFRFATWFKVITAVFNFYVPSVLMLWFYTHIYLAVRQHLRDRERIIHPTDSFVENENGRNAQSPEKIGTKSPKRESDVQIKLSKQQRLLDQNTLDQVYSLEEGVKTKSAPTRAHRKIGVKCQQASLLAMTTKRLRISRRVKRCSLSPEEKQPDSEIPLTQPSMPQDVGGNNENKFQASLNQCHVTVPNSVSGVCDISQVSDVQRYTSVLYNNNNNPGQALPWSEEGAEDARIDPENAVTLRQAWQRFIDQSRQRIQSLRIHKEHKAAKQLGFIIAAFLLCWIPYFIAFLVMAFCRECVHHDLHMFTIWLGYINSTLNPFIYPLCNGNFKRVFRNILNIHL from the coding sequence ATGATGGCATCCGGTCCGTCACCGTCCACGGACCCTGTACATCTCATCACCAGCGGCTACTTCAACTACAGTAACAACAGCTGGACTGCCGTACCTGATGGTGACTCGCTGACGAACAATCACACCTTGACCCTCCATGGCCGCCTCCACAACGCCCTGCTGGGAGTCACACTGGGACTCCTTTCCCTCCTCACCGTCATAATGAACCTGCTCGTTCTCTATGCCGTGAAGCGAGAGAAGAGCCTCCACACTGTGGGGAACCTCTACATTGTCAGCCTGTCGGTGGCAGATCTTATAGTGGGGGCCACCGTTATGCCTTTGAATTTGGTGTATTTGCTGGAGGATGAGTGGAACCTGGGCCGGGCTGTCTGCCAGTTTTGGCTGATAATGGACTACGTTGCAAGCACAGCCTCGATTTTCAGCTTGTTTATCCTTTGTTTGGATCGCTACCGCTCAGTGAGACAGCCGCTCAAGTACTTGAAATATCGAACGCGGGGAAAAGCCAGTGTGATGATTTCTGGAGCCTGGCTGCTGTCGTTGATGTGGATTATTCCTATTTTGGGATGGAGGTCTTTCACACATGTGGACCTTAAACCTGAGGAAGAGAACAAGTGTGATACAGACTTCCGTTTTGCCACATGGTTTAAGGTCATTACTGCAGTCTTCAACTTCTACGTGCCCTCAGTTTTGATGTTGTGGTTTTACACACACATCTATTTGGCCGTAAGGCAGCATCTACGGGACAGAGAAAGAATCATTCATCCAACGGATTCATTCGTAGAAAACGAGAATGGAAGAAATGCTCAAAGCCCTGAGAAAATTGGCACCAAATCACCCAAGAGGGAAAGTGATGTTCAGATTAAACTGTCCAAGCAACAACGCCTGTTGGACCAGAACACACTGGATCAGGTGTATTCCCTTGAAGAGGGCGTTAAAACCAAATCTGCTCCAACGAGAGCTCACAGAAAGATCGGTGTAAAGTGCCAACAGGCGTCGTTGCTCGCCATGACAACAAAGAGACTCAGAATTTCGCGTAGGGTTAAAAGGTGCTCATTGTCTCCTGAGGAGAAGCAGCCAGATTCTGAGATTCCCCTGACCCAGCCGTCCATGCCACAAGACGTGGGTGGAAATAACGAGAACAAATTTCAAGCATCTTTAAATCAGTGTCACGTCACAGTGCCAAACTCGGTGAGCGGAGTCTGCGACATCAGCCAGGTGTCAGATGTGCAGAGATACACGTCTGTGctctacaacaacaataacaacccTGGTCAAGCTCTGCCCTGGTCGGAGGAAGGGGCGGAGGACGCCAGAATAGACCCAGAGAACGCAGTGACTCTGCGTCAGGCATGGCAAAGGTTTATTGACCAATCGCGTCAGCGCATCCAAAGTCTGAGGATCCATAAAGAGCACAAAGCAGCCAAACAGTTAGGCTTCATAATCGCGGCTTTCTTACTGTGTTGGATACCGTACTTCATCGCTTTCCTGGTCATGGCATTCTGCAGGGAGTGCGTCCACCATGACCTTCACATGTTCACCATTTGGCTCGGCTACATCAACTCCACTCTAAACCCTTTTATATACCCGCTCTGCAATGGGAACTTTAAACGGGTCTTCAGAAACATTCTCAACATCCATTTGTGA